The bacterium DNA segment GTACCCCTGAATATCCCATCCGATTGATATCAGTATCACCTGAACTCGGTTTCCGGCCTTCGTTCTCAATGCCATCTCATGGCCAGGGGCGCTCCACCCCGGGGAGCACGATTATCTCGAAGCGGAGGATTTGGCCGGCCGGTACTGGTCTGATATTGAAAGCTGTTATTACTAATATCAAAATATCCTATAGACCAAGTGGGAATTATGTTACGGTCCGGATTCGATCGCCGTTCCGACGCGTCCGCTTCAACCGTGGAACTACCCGTGCGCTCACCATTTGGTCGTCGAGGCTGACATCCCGATGAAAGACTCCGGCAACCAAACGACGCGTTCGCCGGCCGGACCGAGTGCCAGCATCGAGGCTTTGACGGCTCGGATTGCCGCCATCGAGGCGCATCTCGGACTCACCGCGGCGACGGCGTCCTCGACCCCACTCCCCGCTCCCGGCGCGCCCGAACTCGCGGTGGATGTGCCGGCTTCCCCTCCGGGACTCCAGCTGCCGGCGGTGGGCAGCTCGCTTCTCATGCTGGCCGGGGCTTTCCTGCTGCGCGCCGTCACCGACGCGGGCATGCTCTCTTCCGTCGTCGGCGTCTCCCTGGGTCTGGCGTACATCCTGGTGTTGCTCTACCTGACCGACCGGGACGCGCGCCGCGGCCAGCGCATGCGGGCGAACCTGTTCGGCGCGGCCACCGTCCTGGTCGCCTATCCCTTCATCTGGGAGACCACCACGAAGCTAGACCTCCTGCCCGCCATGGGCTCGGCTGCCGTCACGGTGCTGATCACGACGCTTGCGCTGGGCGTCGCCCTCCGGCACCGGCTCGAGGCCCCGGCCTGGATCGTGCTGCTGGCCGCCGTGGTCGTCTGCTCCGGCCTCTACTGGACCACCGACACCACCCTGCTCTTCCTCGCCGTCCTGGTGGCGCTGGGCGTGGCGACGGTGTGGCTGGCCTACCTCCGCGACTGGCGCGGTCCGCAGTGGCTCGTCGCGATAGTGGTCAACGTCCTGGTCTTTCTCACCGTCATACTCGCCGCGCACCCGGTGGAGCAGGCGACGGGACGACCCACACCCGCCCCCGGCGGTGCCTTGTCCCTAGCCCTCGCCCTGCCGGTGGTCTATCTGGCCAGTTTTTCCTGGCGCACCCTGGTCCAACGACGCGGCGCGGGCGTGTTCGAGATCCTGCAGTCCCTGGGCTGCATCATGGCCGGCTATGTGGGCGCCATCCACCTGCTGCGCGCCGCCGGGCGCAGCACCGCCGCCCTGGGTTGGGCCACCCTGATCGCCGCCGTCGCCGGTTACGCCGTGGCGTTCATCCTGGTGCGCGGTCGCCAGGGGCGCGGTCTGAACTTCTTCTACTACGCGTGGCTCGGCCTGGTGCTCACGTTCATCGGCACGGCGCTGGTGGTGTCGGGGCCGTGGCTTCCCTATCTCTGGGCCGGGCTGGGCGTGGCGGCGGCGATCACAGGCGGGATCTTCGACCGCTGGACGCTGCGTCTGCACTGCGCGTCCTACCTGATCGGCGCCGCCGTCGTCGCGGGCCTGGCTAACCGTATCTTCGAGGCCTTCGTCGCCCGGCGGACCCCGACGTGGGTCGATCCGACGGTCGCGGGTCCCATCGTCTGGATCCTGGCCGCGGTCTGTTATACACTCCTGGTGGCCGCCCAGCGCGGCCGCGCGGTTCCCGGCTGGCGGCGGGTGCCGCGATTCCTGGTGGCGACGCTCGCCCTGATCGGGGCCGGCATCCTGTGTGTGACCGCCCTGTCCGTGTGGTCGATCGGCGCCGTACCGGGGCCCGCGGGCGCCATCGTGTCCGTCGTGCGCACCGCCGTGCTGTCGGCCGTGACGGTGCTGCTGGCCGCCCTGGGACGCCGGCCGCTGCTGGTGGAGCTGTCCTGGTTCGTCAATCCGCTGCTGGTCCTGATCGGACTCAAGGTGCTGCTCGAGGATCTGCGCCGGGGCACGCCGGTCTCGCTCTTCTTCGGCTTCGCCTGCTTCGGCATCGCCCTGATCGTGGCGCCCCGCCTGCGCCTGCGCCGGGCCGACGCCGGTCCCGAACCCAGCCCGGAGCCCGCCGCGGGCGCCCCGGGCGCAACCTGCGAAGGGGCCCATGGAACCGACATCCCCTAGTTACCGGCACACGTTTCGGCTCTTCGCGCTGATCGGCATCGCCGTGGTGATCGCGCTGATCGTGCGCGCGCGGCTGGTTCCGGAGTCCTACGGGGACCTCGGCCATTTCCGGGCCGACGCCATCGAGGATGCCAAGCGGTTCGAACCGCGCCACCTCGGACCGGCCGCGTGCGTGGAGTGCCACGACGACGTGGTCGCCCTGCACGCCAAGGACGCGCATGCCCGGGTGACGTGCGAGAGTTGTCACGGCCCGGGTGCGGTGCACGTGGCCTCCGAAGGCGAGGGCGGCATCATCCGCCCCGGGGGCAAGGAGCCCTGTCTTGTTTGCCATCGACTGCTGCCGGCGAGGCCGGGCGAGTTCGCCCAGATCGTTCCGCGGGACCACTACCGGTTCGTCGGCGTCGAGGACCCGGAGATCGACTGCGTCGCCTGCCACGATCCCCACGAGCCGCTCTTCATGGACCGCGACCTGCGCACCGCCCGGTTGCATCCCCTGATCCACCGCTGCCGGGACTGCCACGCCGGCCGCACCGACGAGACCCTGTCCCGCCCGCCCGGCCATCCGGCGATCTTCGAGTGCGGCTACTGCCACGCCGAGGTGGTGAGCGGCTTCGCCGAACGCCCGCACAGCGGGGTGCGCTGCACCATCTGTCACCTGTTCTTCCGCGAATCCGATTTCGCCGGCCGCATACTGCGCGATTCCGACCCGCGCTTCTGCCTGCTCTGCCATCGCGAGGCCGATTTCCGCAGCGACGACGCGCCGCCCGGCATCGCTTGGCCCGACCACGGCGAGGACATGGCCGAGGACGCGGGCGACCTCGACAAGCGCTGCATCGACTGTCACCAGGACCGGATCCATCCGCTCCAGACCCGCACCGCCGCCGGCGACGTCCGCGCCGGCCGCGAGGAGTAGAACCATGACCGACGACCGCAACAGATCACGCCGCGAGGTCCTGAAGCTGCTGGCCGCCGGGTCGGGGCTGCTGGTGTTTCCCCTCGGCACGTTGCTGGCGGGCGAACGCGAGGCGGCCGGCGATGGAGCGCGTGCGCCCTACTGGGCCTACGCAGTGGACACGACCCGCTGCATCGGCTGCTGCGCCTGCATGCGCGCCTGCCGCGACGAGAACGACGTGACCGCGGGGGTTTTCCGCACCTGGGTCGAGCGGTACCGCATCGGCTTCGACGGCGAGGTGCGGGTGGACGCGGCCACCGACAACGGTTACGTCTTCGAACCGGCGGCGGGCGAGGTCGCCCGGGCGTTCTTCGTGCCCAAGCTCTGCAATCACTGCGAGAAGTCGGTGTGCAATCAGGTCTGCCCCGTGGGCGCCGCCTTCAACACTCCCGACGGGGTCGTGCTGGTGGATCAGAAGCACTGCATCGGCTGCGGCTACTGCGTCCAGGCCTGCCCGTACGGTTCGCGCTTCATCGACCCGAAGACGCACAAGGCCGGCAAGTGCACCTTCTGTTACCACCGCCTCGCCGAGGGCCTGGCGCCGGCGTGCGTGCACGCCTGTCCCCGCGAGGCGCGGATATTCGGCGACCTGAACGATCCCCACAGCAAGTTGAGCGTGCTGCTGCGCCAGCGCCACTACCGTCTGCTCAAGCCGGAGCTGGGCACGCACCCCAAGTGCTACTATCTGGAACTGGACCGCGAGGTCGTCTGACCCGCGCCCGCGCCGAGAGGTGAACCGTGGACTTCGTCTTTCCCAACGAGCAGAACGTCACCTGGACGGTGATGATCGTGCTGTACCCCTACATCACGGGGCTGGTGGCCGGAGCGTTCATCGTGTCGTCCCTCTATCACGTGTTCGGCAGGACCGAGTTGAGGGCGGTGGCGCGTTTCTCGCTGGCCTCGGCCTTCGTGTTCCTGCTGTTCGCGCCGCTGCCGCTCCTGATGCACCTGGGACAGCCCCAGCGGGCGTTCAACATCATGATCACGCCGAACTTCAGCTCGGCCATGGCGGGCTTCGGGTTCATCTACGCGGGCTACCTGATCGTGGTAGTGATGGAGATCTGGTTCGTGATGCGCCACAGCTTCATCGAACGGGCGCGCGGCGCGGGACCGATCGCCTGGCTCTGCCGGATCATCCTGCTCGGCAACGCGCACGAGGACGACGCCACCCGGGCGGCCGACCACAGGATCGCCCGCTTCCTCGCCGGCCTCGGCATTCCCATGGCCTGCCTGCTGCACGGCTACGTGGGCTTCCTCTTCGGCTCGCTGAAGGCGAATCCCTGGTGGTCGA contains these protein-coding regions:
- a CDS encoding cytochrome c3 family protein, translating into MEPTSPSYRHTFRLFALIGIAVVIALIVRARLVPESYGDLGHFRADAIEDAKRFEPRHLGPAACVECHDDVVALHAKDAHARVTCESCHGPGAVHVASEGEGGIIRPGGKEPCLVCHRLLPARPGEFAQIVPRDHYRFVGVEDPEIDCVACHDPHEPLFMDRDLRTARLHPLIHRCRDCHAGRTDETLSRPPGHPAIFECGYCHAEVVSGFAERPHSGVRCTICHLFFRESDFAGRILRDSDPRFCLLCHREADFRSDDAPPGIAWPDHGEDMAEDAGDLDKRCIDCHQDRIHPLQTRTAAGDVRAGREE
- a CDS encoding DUF2339 domain-containing protein; the protein is MTARIAAIEAHLGLTAATASSTPLPAPGAPELAVDVPASPPGLQLPAVGSSLLMLAGAFLLRAVTDAGMLSSVVGVSLGLAYILVLLYLTDRDARRGQRMRANLFGAATVLVAYPFIWETTTKLDLLPAMGSAAVTVLITTLALGVALRHRLEAPAWIVLLAAVVVCSGLYWTTDTTLLFLAVLVALGVATVWLAYLRDWRGPQWLVAIVVNVLVFLTVILAAHPVEQATGRPTPAPGGALSLALALPVVYLASFSWRTLVQRRGAGVFEILQSLGCIMAGYVGAIHLLRAAGRSTAALGWATLIAAVAGYAVAFILVRGRQGRGLNFFYYAWLGLVLTFIGTALVVSGPWLPYLWAGLGVAAAITGGIFDRWTLRLHCASYLIGAAVVAGLANRIFEAFVARRTPTWVDPTVAGPIVWILAAVCYTLLVAAQRGRAVPGWRRVPRFLVATLALIGAGILCVTALSVWSIGAVPGPAGAIVSVVRTAVLSAVTVLLAALGRRPLLVELSWFVNPLLVLIGLKVLLEDLRRGTPVSLFFGFACFGIALIVAPRLRLRRADAGPEPSPEPAAGAPGATCEGAHGTDIP
- a CDS encoding 4Fe-4S dicluster domain-containing protein → MTDDRNRSRREVLKLLAAGSGLLVFPLGTLLAGEREAAGDGARAPYWAYAVDTTRCIGCCACMRACRDENDVTAGVFRTWVERYRIGFDGEVRVDAATDNGYVFEPAAGEVARAFFVPKLCNHCEKSVCNQVCPVGAAFNTPDGVVLVDQKHCIGCGYCVQACPYGSRFIDPKTHKAGKCTFCYHRLAEGLAPACVHACPREARIFGDLNDPHSKLSVLLRQRHYRLLKPELGTHPKCYYLELDREVV